Proteins encoded together in one Amblyomma americanum isolate KBUSLIRL-KWMA chromosome 1, ASM5285725v1, whole genome shotgun sequence window:
- the LOC144118563 gene encoding uncharacterized protein LOC144118563: MPSPRPSLPERSATPAVGNVSSSLEPVSPETYYTPQSGGTPTDLSISATFLSPLPETYCPPSQSSGLPPEGISSPISLSPIPGPFQHRTWGVAPTPLPRYSSGVYPPYATPPLSAQSMYGSRSGYSGSGYSRSDYAGPVSGMPYPPTTPNTAPARDAAYYETSPRYYDGTVAGESCYAPGKGTLKTHMNFNVQQDVEALKKAMRGWIVIRAQRDENTPLDPVRAHNDAAVSSIILL, encoded by the exons GGAACGTATCATCGAGCCTGGAACCGGTTTCACCAGAGACTTACTACACTCCTCAGTCTGGCGGCACCCCGACGGACCTTTCTATTTCGGCAACTTTTTTGTCCCCCTTACCTGAGACATACTGCCCTCCCTCTCAGTCCAGCGGCCTCCCGCCGGAAGGCATTTCATCGCCAATTTCCTTGTCCCCCATACCTGGCCCCTTTCAGCACCGCACCTGGGGAGTGGCACCGACACCATTACCGAGATACTCCAGTGGCGTTTACCCGCCTTATGCCACTCCGCCCCTCAGTGCGCAGTCTATGTACGGGTCAAGAAGTGGATACAGTGGAAGCGGCTACTCTAGGTCTGACTACGCTGGCCCCGTGAGCGGCATGCCCTACCCTCCGACAACGCCCAACACAGCTCCGGCAAGGGACGCGGCCTACTACGAGACTTCTCCTAGGTACTATGACGGCACGGTGGCCGGGGAAAGCTGTTACGCTCCAGGAAAG GGAACCCTCAAGACGCACATGAATTTCAATGTCCAGCAGGATGTGGAGGCACTGAAAAAAGCCATGAGAGGATGGA TCGTCATTCGA GCCCAGCGGGACGAGAACACACCTCTGGATCCAGTGCGGGCGCACAACGACGCCGCTGTGAGCTCCATAATTCTCCTGTGA